A genomic window from Candidatus Methylomirabilis lanthanidiphila includes:
- a CDS encoding carbamoyl phosphate synthase small subunit, with protein MKRALLALADGTIFEGRSFGAEGETVGEVVFNTSMTGYQEVLTDPSYKGQMVVMTYPLIGNYGINPEDVESSALAVEGFIVKEACSYPSNWRSTQTLDSYLKEHGIVGIQGIDTRALTRHLRDHGAMEGIISTQDLNPDSLMIKAKASPGLIGRDLVKEVACTSPYPWHEGPWQLSRGYEDSSRFKVQGSRLADQLKLFPKPETRNPKLFKVVAYDCGIKLNILRKLVEAGCGVTVVPPDAPASTVLDLAPDGIFLSNGPGDPEGVPYLIDNVQKLIGKKPIFGICLGHQILGLAFGGRTYKLKFGHHGGNQPVKDLTTGKVEITTQNHGFAVDIASIPESEIELTHVNLNDQTLEGMRHRRLPIFSVQYHPEASPGPHDAGYLFQRFIELMAQAGAHR; from the coding sequence GTGAAGAGGGCGTTGCTGGCACTGGCTGACGGCACCATCTTCGAAGGGCGTTCGTTTGGCGCAGAGGGGGAGACCGTCGGCGAAGTGGTCTTCAACACCAGCATGACCGGCTACCAGGAGGTCCTGACCGATCCTTCATATAAAGGCCAGATGGTTGTCATGACCTATCCGCTGATCGGCAACTACGGAATCAACCCTGAAGATGTCGAGTCGAGCGCCCTGGCGGTCGAGGGGTTTATTGTGAAGGAGGCATGCTCCTATCCAAGCAATTGGCGGAGCACGCAAACCCTCGACAGCTACCTCAAAGAGCATGGTATCGTGGGTATTCAGGGGATCGATACCCGCGCCTTGACCAGGCATCTGAGGGACCATGGGGCGATGGAAGGGATCATCTCCACGCAAGATCTCAATCCTGACAGTCTCATGATCAAGGCGAAGGCCTCGCCCGGCCTGATCGGACGCGACTTGGTGAAGGAGGTCGCCTGCACGTCGCCGTATCCCTGGCACGAGGGACCGTGGCAGTTGAGCAGAGGGTATGAAGACAGTTCAAGGTTCAAGGTTCAAGGTTCAAGGTTGGCAGATCAGCTCAAGCTTTTCCCGAAACCCGAAACCCGAAACCCGAAACTTTTCAAGGTGGTGGCCTACGATTGCGGAATCAAGTTGAACATTCTGCGGAAGCTGGTAGAGGCAGGGTGCGGCGTGACGGTAGTCCCGCCGGATGCCCCGGCATCCACCGTTTTAGACCTGGCGCCGGATGGGATCTTCCTGAGCAATGGTCCCGGCGACCCGGAGGGCGTGCCGTATCTGATCGACAACGTCCAGAAGCTGATCGGCAAGAAGCCGATCTTCGGTATCTGCCTGGGCCATCAGATCCTGGGTCTCGCCTTCGGGGGACGGACCTACAAGCTGAAGTTCGGTCATCACGGCGGCAACCAACCGGTTAAGGATCTGACGACCGGAAAGGTAGAGATCACCACCCAGAACCACGGTTTTGCTGTTGACATCGCCTCGATCCCGGAATCAGAGATCGAGCTGACCCATGTCAACCTCAACGACCAGACCCTTGAGGGGATGCGCCATCGCCGCCTGCCGATCTTCTCAGTCCAGTACCACCCGGAGGCCTCCCCAGGCCCCCATGACGCCGGCTATCTCTTTCAGCGCTTCATAGAGTTGATGGCACAGGCAGGCGCACACCGATGA
- a CDS encoding O-methyltransferase translates to MKAQVGLIIHQEQEDYLERLLPERDLLLREMERFADAHGIPIADPEVAMFLEITTRAIRATRVLEVGTAIGYADIFMARAMAPQGRVVTIDTNTEMIEKAKAYVKRAGLEDRVEFHEGPALTVIPTLDGPFDLVYLDAVKGEYRGYLDLALPLIRVGGVVVCDNVLWRGQVASGRLFDEQYRQSTEALRGFNDYFVHHPQMLAQILPLGDGLAYSVKVK, encoded by the coding sequence ATGAAGGCGCAGGTCGGACTGATCATTCATCAGGAGCAAGAGGACTACCTGGAGCGGCTGCTGCCTGAGAGGGACCTGCTGCTGCGGGAGATGGAACGCTTTGCGGATGCACATGGCATCCCCATCGCCGATCCGGAGGTCGCAATGTTTCTGGAGATCACGACTCGGGCGATCAGGGCGACGCGGGTCCTGGAGGTCGGGACCGCCATCGGGTACGCCGACATCTTCATGGCTCGGGCCATGGCGCCTCAAGGCCGGGTTGTGACGATCGACACCAACACCGAGATGATCGAAAAGGCGAAAGCGTATGTGAAGCGGGCAGGCCTGGAAGATCGGGTTGAGTTCCATGAAGGTCCGGCCCTGACGGTCATCCCGACTCTCGACGGGCCGTTTGACCTCGTCTATCTTGATGCGGTGAAGGGGGAGTACCGGGGCTACCTGGACCTGGCCCTGCCGCTGATACGGGTCGGCGGCGTTGTCGTGTGCGATAATGTCCTCTGGCGAGGGCAGGTGGCGAGCGGCCGGCTATTTGATGAGCAGTATCGACAGTCGACGGAGGCGCTGCGCGGCTTCAACGACTACTTCGTTCACCATCCCCAGATGCTTGCTCAGATCCTTCCGTTAGGCGACGGCCTCGCCTACAGCGTAAAGGTAAAGTAG
- a CDS encoding dihydroorotase, which translates to MRILIRGGQVIDPASGLADLLDLFIEDGKIIRIEKNAGGRRQEAGGTEPTETGKGKGSRTAKPLESALNVDRTLDATGLVVCPGLIDMHVHLRQPGREDKETISSGTMAAARGGFTAVCCMPNTDPVNDTRSVTEFILDTAKREGAVQVYPVGAITKGLKGEELAEIGELFDAGCVAISDDGRPVMHAELMRRAMEYAAMFDLPLIQHSEDLHLSGCGVVHEGLVATELGLRGIPSASEAVMVARDLLLAELTGARLHIAHVSAAESVRLIREAKARGVRVSCEVTPHHLALTEEAVRGFHACAKMNPPLRSEADRQALLEGLQDGTIDVIATDHAPHTVQEKEREFDLAPYGVIGLETSLAVTLTTLVVPGVLSLPQAIAKLTSEPARILKLSKGQMAEGADADLTIFDPNRDWTVDPATFASKSRNTPFAGRQLTGATVATLVGGKIAWEA; encoded by the coding sequence ATGCGGATTCTGATCAGGGGTGGGCAGGTCATCGATCCGGCAAGCGGATTGGCCGATCTTCTCGATCTGTTTATCGAGGACGGAAAGATTATCCGGATTGAGAAGAATGCAGGAGGCAGGAGGCAGGAGGCAGGAGGCACCGAACCCACGGAGACCGGTAAAGGTAAAGGATCGAGGACCGCGAAACCGTTAGAATCAGCTCTCAATGTTGATCGGACATTGGATGCGACGGGGCTGGTGGTGTGTCCGGGCCTGATCGACATGCATGTCCACCTGCGCCAGCCGGGACGTGAAGATAAAGAGACGATCTCGAGCGGAACGATGGCGGCGGCACGGGGCGGCTTTACGGCGGTCTGCTGTATGCCGAACACCGATCCCGTCAACGACACGCGCTCTGTGACCGAGTTTATTCTGGATACCGCCAAGCGCGAGGGGGCCGTTCAGGTCTACCCTGTCGGCGCCATCACGAAGGGGCTGAAGGGAGAGGAGCTGGCCGAGATCGGGGAGCTGTTCGACGCCGGTTGCGTCGCCATCTCGGACGACGGCCGCCCGGTCATGCACGCCGAGCTGATGCGACGGGCCATGGAATATGCGGCGATGTTCGACCTTCCGCTGATTCAGCACAGCGAGGATCTGCACCTGAGCGGTTGTGGAGTCGTCCACGAAGGATTAGTTGCGACGGAGCTTGGGCTTCGAGGTATCCCGTCGGCATCGGAGGCAGTGATGGTCGCGCGCGATCTGTTGCTGGCGGAGTTGACCGGCGCAAGGCTGCACATCGCCCATGTGAGCGCGGCCGAGTCGGTGCGTCTGATTCGCGAGGCCAAGGCCCGCGGGGTCCGTGTAAGCTGCGAGGTGACCCCGCATCACCTGGCGCTCACGGAGGAAGCCGTCCGCGGCTTTCACGCCTGCGCCAAGATGAACCCGCCGCTTCGATCCGAGGCCGATCGGCAGGCCCTGCTGGAGGGGTTGCAGGACGGCACCATCGACGTGATCGCAACGGATCACGCCCCCCACACGGTCCAGGAGAAGGAGCGCGAGTTCGATCTGGCGCCCTATGGTGTGATCGGTCTGGAGACGTCGCTCGCCGTGACGCTCACGACGTTGGTGGTCCCAGGGGTGTTGAGCCTCCCACAGGCGATCGCGAAGCTCACCAGCGAACCGGCGCGGATCCTGAAGCTGTCAAAGGGACAGATGGCCGAGGGCGCCGACGCCGATCTCACGATCTTTGATCCGAATCGTGACTGGACGGTAGACCCCGCGACCTTTGCCTCCAAGAGCCGGAATACGCCGTTTGCCGGGCGGCAGCTTACCGGCGCAACGGTGGCCACGCTGGTCGGAGGCAAGATAGCGTGGGAGGCGTAA